The proteins below come from a single Mycobacterium parmense genomic window:
- a CDS encoding tyrosine-type recombinase/integrase has product MILSFFSSQGWQSWGVEHRPVIPEGMPVLIDDDLLFEDGPAVPRPTTVINRWLRLLPASGAPAPSSWENYARAVKEWTEFLAEHGVGLFDSRDRLKAGLSRYAEHRAAGAIRARFAATTWAQHMSILSLFYRWAMDEGYAEAEPFTYRSARAVFAGTGRDVRVNLAVRRTPKPHVTIKYLEPDFTDLFRKGLRGLAPDGTRDTGFAGREMTRNAAIGDLALATGLRLGEFTHLLPWEIPALPPAPTVIPIPFPVPAGITKGRKFRTTWISYDALAGLHDYLQLDRAAVTDGSAWRPPRRRGEPLQVTEPDARGGRINGVRRSWESLTPAERRRLVAPEGGSCLLAVKGDGGPFTAWATVFERTSDRIRARFEPRFPHVHPHRLRHSFSMQTLEYLVTGYYRQAAKLVCDTDADAALVFYLTKADPLLVLRDLLGHSTVLTTEKYLKRLDTTRIYRQAYETAGAAAGLTEDTAAQREADAEFDDDTEEEL; this is encoded by the coding sequence GTGATCTTGAGCTTTTTCTCGTCGCAGGGCTGGCAGTCCTGGGGTGTCGAGCACCGGCCGGTGATCCCAGAGGGGATGCCGGTGCTGATCGATGACGACTTGCTGTTCGAGGACGGCCCGGCCGTGCCGCGGCCGACGACGGTGATCAATCGGTGGTTGCGGCTGCTTCCGGCCAGCGGGGCTCCGGCGCCGAGTTCGTGGGAGAACTACGCGCGGGCGGTCAAGGAATGGACGGAATTCCTCGCCGAACACGGTGTGGGCCTGTTCGATTCGCGAGACCGGCTCAAGGCAGGGCTGAGCCGATACGCCGAGCACCGCGCCGCCGGAGCAATCCGGGCGAGATTCGCGGCGACCACGTGGGCGCAGCACATGAGCATCCTGTCGCTGTTCTACCGGTGGGCGATGGACGAGGGATACGCCGAGGCGGAGCCGTTCACCTACCGATCCGCGCGAGCGGTCTTCGCCGGCACCGGCCGCGATGTCCGGGTGAACTTGGCGGTGCGCCGCACCCCGAAACCGCATGTGACCATCAAGTATTTGGAGCCGGACTTCACCGACCTGTTCCGGAAGGGGTTGCGCGGTTTGGCGCCGGATGGCACCCGCGACACCGGGTTCGCGGGCCGGGAGATGACCCGCAACGCCGCGATCGGGGACCTCGCGCTGGCGACCGGGTTGCGGCTGGGCGAGTTCACACATCTGCTGCCGTGGGAAATCCCGGCTCTGCCGCCGGCGCCGACGGTGATCCCGATCCCGTTTCCGGTGCCTGCGGGAATCACCAAGGGCCGCAAGTTCAGAACCACCTGGATCTCCTACGACGCCTTGGCCGGGCTGCACGACTACCTGCAGCTCGACCGCGCTGCCGTCACCGACGGATCGGCCTGGCGGCCACCACGACGCCGGGGCGAACCGCTGCAGGTCACCGAACCGGACGCCCGTGGCGGCCGGATCAACGGCGTCCGCCGGTCCTGGGAGTCGCTCACCCCGGCCGAGCGACGGCGGCTGGTGGCACCCGAGGGCGGGTCGTGCCTGCTAGCGGTGAAGGGTGATGGTGGCCCGTTCACGGCGTGGGCGACGGTGTTCGAACGCACCTCCGACCGGATCCGCGCACGGTTCGAACCACGGTTCCCGCACGTCCACCCGCACCGACTCCGCCACTCGTTCTCGATGCAGACGCTGGAATATCTGGTGACCGGCTATTACCGACAGGCAGCGAAGCTGGTATGCGACACCGACGCCGACGCAGCGCTGGTGTTCTACCTGACCAAGGCCGACCCGCTGCTGGTGCTGCGCGATTTGCTCGGGCATTCCACGGTTCTGACGACCGAGAAATACCTGAAACGTCTTGATACGACGCGGATTTACCGGCAAGCCTACGAAACCGCCGGAGCCGCAGCGGGACTCACCGAGGATACCGCCGCACAGCGGGAAGCCGACGCCGAGTTCGACGACGACACCGAAGAGGAGCTGTGA